The Lolium rigidum isolate FL_2022 chromosome 1, APGP_CSIRO_Lrig_0.1, whole genome shotgun sequence region GGGTGTAGTACACTCCAGTAGAATCAAATCAGTATTGATGTTGTTAGCTAGCTAAGAGACAAGCAGCTGGGATGGTTATTGTATGCATTAGAGTCTGAGATAGGGAAGGATCCACATATGAGCCAAAATTGCACCAAGGGTCGTTCTTCATGGCACCGACCGGCCACCACCCAAGTACATCAGATAGTCTTCTTTGATAACATTGTGCGAACAAGCTCGATAACTCCTGTACAACCTTGATCATGGATTATGTGACCTAGTGATGTTGCCACGGACTTCAAGCACACACAAAGATACTATTTCCTGGTGCCCCTCATTCCCAACATTTGTACAAATTTTTTCGTCTCTCTTTTCCCCCAATCTAGGAAAAATGTTTGCTCGGCTTTATGTTTCTACTAGATGTAAACAATGCAATGTGATCTCATCTCGGCCTATCCAGCTATTGCAGGTCACCCTAGTTATATGTATATaggcagggacggagccaggaaagTGATATAAAGGGGGCCAACTACATGTAAAAATTCTTGGAGGGGGCCATATAGCTAAATTTAGGTAAAACTGCAGGTCAAATCGTCATATTAACAAGGatatttttagaaaaatttccaagaagttttctagttttacgtgctatgataccgtAACTGCAGGCCATATATATAAATATCTAGCATGTGCGTACAAATTTTCAACTCTGATATACACATAAAAAAATGGAGAGCAAAATCGAGTTTATTTTGTCTTTTTGGAGCCATAGGTTTGAATTATTTTTCATAGTCAAAACATAGATGTATTATGCAACAAAAATTTACAAATAAGTAGAACACTTCCGAATGCATCCACGTACAAACCTCAGATTTGTTTTCTGAAACTTCGGAGTATCATTTTCAGTTTTTATTCAAAGTTATTGGCTCACTGAACCATTGGAGGTACAAGTGGTTTTTCACTCGACAAAATATCGAAGTGCCTCTACCAAGGTGTATCTTAGGTTGTTCAACAGAAAAATAAGAGAAGTTGGAGTCATATACAAGTGCCGATTGAAGTACCTTGTTGGGTTAACTTAGATAACTTAAACTTGAAAAACGTTACACATGGCTATCGAGACTCGTGGGGGCTAGCTTCTGGCAAGTTTATCTACATGTTAGAGGCGGAGGAATCGTACCTTCTTGATGCTCCCGTCTATATGTCTCCACGTTTTCTTTGTTTTCATCTGGCCACCACGTGAAAACCTCACAACAGACTGAgttgtttcttttttatttaccTTGGAACCGGAACGTAACATGCATCAGACGTGAGTATATATCGTTGTGTGTCGAGCAAGGAGTGGCTCTCCTAATCGAAGTATGTGCACACACATGATGACGGGTCGTGTTGTTCTTGTCGGAGAGTCTGCCTATGAGAATGTGTCTCACAAAACCAGAAGTCAGAGGTTGCGTTTAAGTAATCACGATGCAAATTAAGCTGCCGTTTGAGCAATTCAGAAGAAGCACGAAGAATACTCTCCCCTCGAAAAGTGTTAGAGCCATCAGGACTGAGGAGAACTAATGCAATGACTAGATTCAAATTACTCCATATTCTTCATTTCTTTTTAATCCTAATGCAAGGATCACAAGAAGATACTACCCATGAAATTTTGTTCTAAGATACAGATTCAATATCAATTCTGAAAATGAGCTAAATCacttaaaaatatataaataaactGAATTCTTCCCCCCAAAAAATAACAAAAGCATAGGAGACAACATCAACAGATCCCCCACAAGAACCAGTCAAGGTTGGGTAGAGAGAATCCCGCCGCCGCTAGCACCGCATGGGCTTTGCCAAGTGATGCACATCGACGGCGGTGGACTAAGGGGAGAGGAGAAGGCCTTGTCACTGCGACGTCCTCGGTAAACAAGTATGGCCACAACAAATCAAACAAAGTCAATATAGCTCTTGTCAATGTTTCCATGAAAGTAAAACCTAGTAACCGGCATAAACAAACATACTTACTCCATTGCATTTACTTGATAAACTGCCTAGTGAAATACCAACTAGAAATTTGATTTGGTGTAAATTGAGTGCATAAGTGCTAGTAGGAACAAACATAATGCATATTTATTTCCTTTTTTTAATTGATTGACGACACTTTTATTTCTCATCGAAATTGATAAAACTTCTCCAGTTCGAAAAAAAAGAGGAGTATATTTATTCATCGTGAGAAAAAAGTAACTTTGCGGGTGTCACGAGACGAGACGAAAACGACGGCCGCTAATGGCCGGCTAGGCGGGGCCCAAGCCACGTCGACCAGCGTCCCCAACTCGCCCAATAAATGCAGCACCCCCACAGCGACCAAACGACCAGACCCGACACACCTCTTCCCCATCGTCTCTCTCGCCCAGCCAGCCAATCGTCTCCGTACATCCACATGGGCGCGCCGGGCGACGCACCGGCGGAGCACCCGCCGTCCccgcccccggcggcggcggcgaagaggacGCTGGTCTTCACGTACGGCACGCTGAAGCGGGGCTTCTCGAACCACGCGCTGCTGCAGGACCTCTTCCTCACCGGCGACGCCGCCTTcgcgggcgccgccgccaccgcgtccCCGCTCCCGCTCGTGTGCGGGCCCTACCGCGTCCCGTTCCTGCTCAACCTGCCGGGCTCCGCCGGCTGCCACCGGGTGAAGGGGGAGCTCTACTCCGTGACGGCCCGCGGGCTGGCGCGGCTGGACGAGCTCGAGGGCGTCTCCCGCGGCCACTACGAGCGCCTCCCCGTCGAGGTCGTGCCGGCGGCGgacgagggggcggcggcggtggagggcgcGGTGGCGTACTACGCGCACCGCGGGTACGCGGCGGAGATGTGGGCGCGCAGCGGGCGCAGGGGCCACGCCGAGTACtcgccggccgtggcggcgggcTACGTCCGCCGCGTCGACCGGCCCCAGGGCCAGACCTTCCTCGAGCAGATCCGCGTCTTCGTCTCCTCCCAGTCCTAGATCGATCCATCCATATTACAAGGGAGATGGAGTACTGTCTCTGAACTCCAACAGCCGCGTGCGTCCGGATGCGTGCCGACGAGGGCCGTACGCGTACGGTTGTCCTTGCTCTGTTCCAGATTGGGATGTCGTCGTCTACTCCTCTGGCAGTATCTGTCTGCTTCTGTGATGGCCGCCGTGGCAGAGAGATCGATCGGTGGATACGCTTATCACTTCCAATTATTGTCTTCCAATAATTGTTGGCGTGTAGTACAGTATGCTGTATCGATTGATCAATTATTATTCCTATGGATTTGGGATACGATCCTTGCTTCATCATCTTTCCAATTAGTATGTACTCTACTGTATGATTTAGTTGTTGTATCAATTGGATTGGATCCTAAGCACATCTCTGCCTGTGTCaccagtaaaaaaaaaacttcCCTACCTGACACGTGCTGACCCTGTAAAGATGGGCTCAACTCGGGTGTGTTCACCCATCGAGCCAAGATGATGTTTGGTGGCATGCTTATGTTGAGATATGAGTTATTGCAAACAAGTCCAACTTTCTTACTCCCAAGACCTTGAATGGCGCGTCCGATGGCGTCGGAACTCTGTGGCCAGCGCTCGGAGCGGCGTATGGTTGTCACCGGCGACACGTTGTAAGTTGTTCGGCGGACGAAGCTGCAGGTGAGGAGCTTGCGACGGAGGTTGTTTCGCTGGCTAGGGATGTGTAAGGAGAAAGATAGATCTCGAAGGAGGAGGGGCGAGCGTGCGGAGTCGGTGCTCGACATggtgaggcggcggaggaggggcggCATTAGGCTTCTGGATCTTGAGAGGAAAATGAGCGATAcatgagggagagaggggtgtGAGGATGCGGCTCGGGGGTGAAAGAAGTTTCAGAGGACTGCAGGGAGGCTTCTCCGGGTCACACGTGTAAATTTTTCGAGGCAAGTCCGCCTGGTCGAGTAGCGACACTCGATTTGATGTTCTCTACTCATATGTATACAATACGACTTTGATGTGAGGTGGGTAGTGCCCGAGGACTAACACTAGGCTAACAAACCCCCAAAAGTCAGGTGAGATGAGAAAATTCGGATTCACGAcccaccaaacacaccctaaaaaGCTAGAGCGACAAACTAACTTTCCTCTGGACGTTGCGTGAATATGTCCCATGTTATTAGTGTTTTTAGAATGCTATAGAACGACAAACAAACTTGGTGCTTTTTGGAATCCAAAAGTCACCAAACAAACTCCGCCATGTAGCCCACCAATTTCCGCAGAATCTGTGCATGATGATAGATCATTCATATGCATACAATACGACTTTGATGTGTATCTTATTGGCTATTATATTTGCACATCGTTGTCAATCCGATTAGTTGTCTCCGTTGCTTGCATAAACTAACAAGAAAGAGGAGAATTTGGTTTGTGCGAGATTCCACTTAAAATGGTTAGTGTTAGAATCTGTTGCTGTCTACCTTTTCCATTGCCCAATGGCCGAGAGGACCAATTACCCATCATACAAGTTGCATTTTACCATAAGATAAAAGTATTGTTGTCTAAATAAAAGCCTAGGAGAGAGATTTTTGTGAATAAAAGGTCTTGCGTGGTCTCCAGTCATCAGGAATGGTTTACGTTCATTGCACGGACGGGGCGATGCTTTCACAAAACTCGGCCACAAGTTTTACTCCACTTAACTTTCTCACTCTGCTAGCTGTCATTTTATTTCACCAGCCCTACCATGAAGTATGCATGCGTGTGCGCCCGCACAAGAGGACCGTACGGTTCGTCGGTTTGTTTCCTCTGTTTCAGATTGGGATATAGTTTGGCATTTTGCTTCTCTGTAGTGCCGGTTCATACACTTGTCACTTCTattagtactacctctgtccatttttTGATGttaaaaatttgtctaaatttaaatatatctagacacaCTTTAAtgcatagatacatccgaatttagacgaACCATCGGACATCTattaatggacggagggagtactaacttTTGGCGCTTTCGGCGTGTGTATGTGGCAATCATGTTGCTGGATAAATAATTACCAAACCTCTGGGTGATACTACAATTACTGGATTTGGTTCAATAATCAGTAACACACGCTAACGCAAAAGTGTCTAAAGGATCTAAGTATGAAGTAACACACCAAATGAACCACACATTACAGAAAAGGGATTACAGAGTATATAGAACATGTACGACATATTGTTTCTTGGGTTTTTCTTGCCATATGTCTTTTATATTTAAGGGTTCAATAATCAGCTAGCATAGCATTCACTAGCACCACACAACGCAACTTGCATCACATGCCTTTTTTCATTTCCATGGAATTACATCCGTTATCGAAGTTTTTTGGGCCCAAGCAGGCGCGTTCTTCTCTTTCACTTGGTGTTGTTAGAgctatatttgtatattgtatTTCCCCACTTGTTAGGGGGTTTTCCTGTATATttccacctgtacatgtactacatattgtggcctttggcccctgaGGAATACAAGCTGTCTATTCcgatcatggtatcagagcccacgtTAGGGTTCCTGTGACCGCCGTCAGCTCGCCCCGGTCTTCTTCGCCGGTTCCCGATCTGGCCGCAGTCGTCGTTTCTTTTTTCTCGATTCAACTCAATCTCCCCAAAATCACCACCCACCCAGCCCCGAATCCCCACACCGACCGATTCCGCCCCGTCCCGCCGCCGGACCCGCCCCGCCGCTGccggcctcgccccgccgccggccgattccgcctcgcccgtcgccgccggcttcgcccgccgccgccggaccaattcccgccgccgccggaccgattccgccccgccccgccgctgccggcttcgccccgccgccgccggaccaaTTCCCGCCGCCGGTCACGCCGGCCTCCTGCTGCTCCGCCggtctcgccgccggccaccccgCCGACCTCTGCCGTCCCGCCGGCCTCGCCTCCCCGTCGGCCCCGTAGTGCCGATCGAGATCGATCTCTCCTCAGCGGTGGTTCAGTCCACGCTGCCTCCGGCCCCAGCTCTATTTTCGGCCCAGGTCGGCCCGTTCTGGCTTAGCTCTGCCGGTTgtctgttaaaaaaaaaaaaattgaaaaaaaaaattgaaagagATGTCTTCTGCATCGGGCTACGTCATCCTcctcagcagcctcgtggtcCTCGTCCTCCTTGTGCTCACTGTGGCAAGCCTGGACATGATGTTTCTGGCTGCTGGACGAGGCATCCTCACCTCCGTCAGCAGTATCTTGCTCGTCGACAGGGTGGTTCATCTGGCTCTTCTGCCGTTGCTTCGGGCTCTTCTGCTGCTGCGCTGTCTGATCAGGATAttctccgtggtcttcgtggtctgcttgctgctacaggctcttcctcgtcgggtactgctggttctgtgtcTAGCTCTTCGGGCAcagcgcgaccaccaccttctccacagtcaggtacgtcatccccgtggtatctggattctggagcttcttttcatatgacttcgAGTCTTCTATCCTTTCTCGCTCTTCGCTCTTtttttctcctgtccgtgttatcacggctgatggtacctctcttcctgtttctAGTCGAGGCACTCTTTCTACTTCCTCCTTtactgttcctgatgtttctcatgttcccagTCTTAAGATGAATCTTTTctctgctagtcagcttactgattctggttgtcgtgtCATCCTTGatgctgattcttgtgctgttcaggaccgtCGTACCCAGgctctggttggagctggccctcgcagcattGAGTCTCCGGGACTATGGGAGTTAGACCGGCTTCGCGTTCCCTCCACTCGCCACTTCCTCTCGCCAGCTCTCCCGCGGTTGTCGCttcgtcaccggctcttttcagcgagtggcatcatcggctgggtcatcTTTGTGGCTCCcgcttatcgtcattagttcgtcgtggccttctggggtctgtctcaggagatgtgtctttacattcgtgtcagggttgtaggttaggtaaacagattcagcttccctatcctactagtgcgtctgtatctcagcgaccttttgatttagttcattcggatgtttggggtccggctccctttccttcgaaagggggtcatcgatactatattttgtttattgatgatttttcacgatacacctggttgttctttatgcgctctcgcagtgaggtgctttctatttatcagcgttttgcagccatggttcgtactcagtattccacgcctattcgtgtgtttcgtgctgactcCGCAggcgagtatatctcccagcacctgcgtggtgttcttgctgagcagggtacCCTTGCGCAGTTCTCGTGTCTCGGCGCCCATGCTcagaatggtgtcgccgagcgtaagcatcgtcatcttcttgagtcttctcgtgctatgatgattgtttcctctcttccgccgcatttttgggctgaggctgtcgctacatcgacttacctcattaacattcagccttctgctgctctGAAGGGTGGTGTTCCTCTTGAGCGTCTCTCTGGTACTTGCCCAGACTACTCGCATCTTCGTTCCTTTGGTTGTGTTTGCTatgtccttcttcctcctcgcgaacgcaccaaactcaccgctcagtctgttgagtgtgtttttctcggctatagtgatgagcataagggctatcgctgttgggatcccgttggtcgtcggatgcgcatctctcgtgatgtcacgtttgatgagacgcgtcctttctatcctcgtcccacctccggtacttacccggtggatgatctcTCTTTTCTTATTTTTCCTGACACACCTCTCGCTGTTTCTTCTCATCCTACTCCTCATCCTGATGCGCCTCCTGTGCCTTCGGCACCGTTTtctcctccgtctagttcccCTAGTTCTCCTCGTTCTCCTGCTTCGGACATTTCTTCCGCtgatccttcttcctcctcctctgatgAGTTGTCTTCTGGTGATGAGCACCGctcttcacggcctgttcgtctgCGTCGTGCTCCCAACCGTTACTCCCCTAGTCAGTACGGTATCTCTGTTCTCtctgagccgacttcttatcgggatgccgtgtgccatcctgaatggcagcttgccatggctgaggagatcgctgcgcttgagcgcaccggcacatgggatcttgtttctcctccttccggtgttcgtcccatcacatgtaagtgggtctataaaattaagacccgctctgatggatctattcagcgctataaagcgcgtcttgtggctcgtggttttcagcaggagcaaggccgtgactatgatgagacttttgctcctgtggctcatatgaccactgtgcgtactcttcttgctgttgcttctgttcgacgctggtctgtgtcccagcttgatgttcagaatgcctttcttaatggcgagttgagtgaggaggtttatatGCAGCCTCCTTCTGGATATTCTGTTCCCgacgggatggtttgtcgtcttcgacgctcCCTTTATggcctcaaacaggcccctcgtgcctggtttgagcgctttgcctctgtTGTGATTGCTgcaggtttctctcctagtcttcatgatccagcgctCTTTGTTCATACTTCTACTCGTGGTCGCACTCTTCTCcttctatatgttgatgatatgatcattactggtgatgatcctgagtacattgcctttgtcaaggcccgtctccgtgatcagtttcttatgactgatctcggtcctcttcgctattttcttgggattgagatttcctccacttctgatggcttttccatttctcaggaaaagtatattcaggatcttcttgctcgtgctgctcttgtggatgagcgcactgttgagactcctatggagcttaatgttaagcttcgctcttctgatggtgatcctctttctgatcccactcgttatcgacatcttgttgggagtcttgtttatcttgctgtcactcgaccTGATatctcttatcctgttcatattctcgagtcggtttgtctcagctcctacttcGTTCATTACGGTCATCTTCTTCGTgtccttcgttatcttcgtggcacgatgacTCGTCGTCTATTCTTTCCCAGCTCCAGTTCTCTCCAGGCTCCGGTGCTActcgatgctacgtgggcgagtgatcctacggatcgtcgttccctttctgcttactgtgtatttcttggtggttcgcttgttgcttggaagacgaagaaacaggtagcggtttctcgttcgagtgttgaggctgagctgcgggctatggcttcggtgactgctgaggtgacctggttacgatggttgcttgcagattttggggtctctgttacgacacccactccacttttgtcagacagtacaggtgctatcagtattgcacgtgatccggtcaagcatgagctgaccaagcatattggtgttgacgctttctatacacgtgctcaggtacAGGATCAGGTTGTTGCgcctcattatgtgccttcagagttGCAGGTGGCAGACTTCTTCACAAAGGCACAGACTCGCGCACAACATGatttctttctctccaaactcagtgttgtggatccaccatgagtttgagggggggtgttagagctatatttgtatattgtatTTCCCCACTTGTTAGGGGGTTTTCCTGTATATttccacctgtacatgtactacatATTGTGGCATTTGGCCCCTGAGGAATACAAGCTGTCTATTCCTATCAGGTGTCAAGGCTATATGTATGTATAACTTGACAACATCAGAACCATCTCCCCCACGGCCTGCAACGCGATCTATCTTGgtccgaagcttttgtgtttcataAGCGCACTTTTCCCTTCGCAGGAATGCGTCAGGCCGTGAGCCTCCATGGCGGAGGTGGGACAAGTGATGGTGCATCTCTCAGGGGCGACGGCGCGCAGAGGATAGACAAAGCTGAGGAAATTGTCAGACAGTCAATGTCATCGTGGAAAGCCGCTGCGCCAACGCCTGAATAGAATTGTGAGGAGCCCCTAAGGCCTAAGCTGAAGAGGTAATCTCCAGATTCTCTACTCTTGATGTCTCTAGAATcttgattgattttttttttcacacTGTACATACTAAGGCAAGATTTCTTCCACAGTTCTGATGTACGCGTGACATGCCAATTT contains the following coding sequences:
- the LOC124684696 gene encoding putative gamma-glutamylcyclotransferase At3g02910 — encoded protein: MGAPGDAPAEHPPSPPPAAAAKRTLVFTYGTLKRGFSNHALLQDLFLTGDAAFAGAAATASPLPLVCGPYRVPFLLNLPGSAGCHRVKGELYSVTARGLARLDELEGVSRGHYERLPVEVVPAADEGAAAVEGAVAYYAHRGYAAEMWARSGRRGHAEYSPAVAAGYVRRVDRPQGQTFLEQIRVFVSSQS